A region of Acidobacteriota bacterium DNA encodes the following proteins:
- a CDS encoding response regulator translates to MNKSPAAKHILIVDDYVDALDIWAIYLRSIGYGVSTAADGLSAVAKAEELLPDLIVLDLELPGLTGFEVATRLRANKATAAIPLIAATGYSHARQLDLARASGFDAVVVKPCDPDVLVQEVERLLAVAVRDAQVAPTGVESTHENG, encoded by the coding sequence ATGAACAAATCCCCGGCCGCGAAGCACATCTTGATCGTTGACGACTACGTGGACGCCCTGGATATCTGGGCGATTTACCTGCGCTCGATCGGCTACGGCGTATCAACCGCCGCCGACGGCCTGAGCGCGGTGGCGAAGGCCGAGGAACTGCTGCCGGACCTCATCGTCCTGGACCTCGAATTGCCCGGGCTGACGGGCTTCGAAGTGGCCACTCGTCTGCGCGCCAATAAAGCAACCGCGGCCATCCCGCTGATCGCCGCCACCGGATACTCACACGCCCGCCAGCTCGACCTGGCCAGGGCCAGCGGCTTTGACGCCGTTGTGGTCAAGCCGTGCGACCCGGACGTGCTCGTCCAGGAGGTTGAGCGCCTACTGGCGGTGGCGGTCCGGGATGCCCAGGTCGCACCGACTGGTGTGGAATCAACTCACGAGAATGGGTAG
- a CDS encoding YtxH domain-containing protein codes for MRMMNENESAGSGMFLLGAAAGALVGAAVALLMAPKAGTEMRQDINAGWSSLREAAARRYREMADRAGVQLDNIEEKADQLADQLESSAREAVDAASSRLGAAASRAASTIRDASAGGPTNPRNS; via the coding sequence ATGAGAATGATGAACGAGAACGAATCGGCTGGTAGTGGCATGTTCCTGCTGGGCGCCGCTGCCGGTGCACTGGTGGGCGCGGCCGTGGCGCTCCTGATGGCGCCGAAGGCCGGCACCGAAATGCGCCAGGACATCAACGCCGGCTGGAGCTCGCTGCGCGAAGCCGCCGCCCGACGCTATCGTGAGATGGCCGATCGTGCCGGCGTGCAGCTCGACAACATCGAAGAGAAGGCCGACCAGCTGGCCGACCAGCTCGAGTCATCGGCGCGCGAAGCCGTGGACGCGGCGTCGAGCCGCCTGGGCGCTGCTGCCTCGCGGGCGGCTTCGACGATTCGCGACGCCAGCGCCGGCGGGCCGACCAATCCCCGTAACTCTTAA
- a CDS encoding lmo0937 family membrane protein, protein MLTTILVLLVVLWLLGMVSSYTLGGFIHLLLVVAVALMLIRVIQGRNPI, encoded by the coding sequence ATGTTGACCACGATTCTGGTGCTGCTTGTTGTCCTCTGGCTGCTCGGTATGGTGAGTTCATACACGCTCGGCGGCTTCATCCATCTCCTGCTGGTCGTGGCGGTCGCGCTGATGCTGATCCGCGTGATTCAGGGGAGAAATCCAATCTGA
- a CDS encoding sigma-54 dependent transcriptional regulator — protein MPVLKSSSRRRVLVVDDEPMVTEWLKMVVEQADRNPGYEVRAAAVGSRAIELFRSWRPDVVLLDIVLPDIDGITLLRQLKEIDPAPEMIVISGVGTITRALEAGQAGAFYFLEKSNLDPAGLLSILDRASSLHVERAQHERLKEQMRGQYAFANIIGKSKNMRELFELIDAVAESDANILIQGENGVGKELIANAIHVRSGRSGGPFIKINCAALPKDLIESELFGYKKGAFTGATTDKVGLLELAGGGSLMLDEIGEMPLLLQTKLLRVLQEREYRPIGSDRLVKVDFRLICATNIDPEAALKDGRLREDLYFRINTVTLRVPPLRERTEDLPLLCAHFLDKYNSRYQKSVKGISAAAYHLLIRFRWPGNVRELENAIERAVLVAKSAEVQPSDLPEPIRGDSTADDAFTVPPHHTLAEIERMAVLQTLQRTNWNKQEAAQILGLYRPTLYSKIKKHEIKDPRAAGRVVEETG, from the coding sequence ATGCCTGTCCTCAAGTCGTCCAGCCGGCGCCGGGTCCTCGTCGTAGACGATGAACCCATGGTCACTGAGTGGCTGAAGATGGTGGTGGAGCAGGCCGACCGCAACCCTGGCTACGAAGTGCGGGCGGCGGCGGTGGGGTCCCGGGCGATCGAGTTGTTTCGCTCGTGGCGGCCCGACGTCGTGCTGCTCGACATCGTCCTGCCCGACATCGACGGCATCACGCTGCTGCGGCAACTCAAGGAGATCGACCCCGCGCCGGAGATGATCGTGATCAGCGGCGTCGGCACGATCACGCGGGCGCTCGAAGCCGGGCAGGCCGGCGCCTTCTACTTTCTCGAGAAGTCGAACCTCGATCCGGCCGGCCTGCTGTCGATTCTCGATCGCGCGTCCAGCCTGCACGTGGAGCGTGCCCAGCACGAGCGCCTGAAAGAGCAGATGCGCGGGCAGTACGCGTTCGCCAACATCATTGGCAAGAGCAAGAACATGCGCGAGCTGTTCGAGCTGATTGACGCGGTCGCCGAAAGCGACGCCAACATCCTGATCCAGGGCGAGAACGGTGTCGGCAAGGAGCTGATCGCCAACGCCATTCACGTGCGCAGCGGCCGCTCGGGCGGCCCGTTCATCAAGATCAATTGCGCGGCGCTGCCCAAGGACCTGATCGAGTCGGAGCTGTTTGGCTACAAGAAGGGCGCGTTCACCGGCGCGACCACCGACAAGGTGGGGCTGCTCGAACTGGCCGGCGGCGGCTCGCTGATGCTCGATGAGATCGGCGAGATGCCGCTCTTGCTCCAGACCAAGCTGTTACGCGTGCTGCAGGAGCGCGAGTACCGGCCGATTGGCAGCGACCGCCTGGTCAAGGTGGACTTCCGCCTGATCTGTGCGACCAACATCGACCCGGAGGCGGCGCTCAAGGACGGCCGGCTCCGCGAAGATCTCTACTTCCGCATCAACACCGTCACGCTGCGCGTGCCGCCGCTGCGCGAACGGACCGAAGACCTGCCGCTCTTGTGCGCACACTTCCTCGACAAGTACAACAGCCGCTACCAGAAGAGCGTGAAAGGCATCTCCGCGGCGGCGTATCACCTGCTGATTCGCTTTCGGTGGCCGGGCAATGTCCGCGAACTCGAGAACGCGATCGAACGCGCCGTGCTGGTGGCCAAGTCGGCCGAGGTCCAGCCGTCGGACTTGCCCGAGCCGATTCGCGGCGACTCGACCGCCGACGACGCGTTTACGGTGCCGCCGCATCACACGCTGGCCGAAATCGAGCGGATGGCCGTGCTGCAGACGTTGCAGCGGACCAACTGGAACAAACAGGAGGCCGCCCAGATTTTGGGTTTATACCGGCCCACGTTATATAGCAAGATCAAGAAACATGAGATTAAGGATCCGCGCGCCGCGGGGCGGGTCGTAGAGGAGACCGGATGA
- a CDS encoding YihY/virulence factor BrkB family protein — MTAGRERPGGQVRLIGLATWRGVGELYDSDAMTHAASVAYYALISLFPFLLLSLAILGEVTANAAERDAVVRFVFRYFPRQFDFITGQLDSFQTAPVSFGAGGFLMLVWASTGVFNALTSAVNHAWGVEKRRSFLKHRLVSFLMLASAGGVLLVGLILASVVRLAESSRFGEAIGQAPWVGWASGMTGHATATALLVMCVALVFYFIPNTKVRFRDVWPGALMVGILWRMAFSLFAWYASDLATWNVIHGSLAAVVVFLIWIYVSVVILLYGVEITAIYARLQDAAEHHPDLAAAVIKATD; from the coding sequence GTGACCGCGGGCCGCGAACGGCCGGGCGGACAAGTCCGCCTGATCGGCCTCGCGACCTGGCGGGGCGTGGGGGAGCTCTACGACAGTGACGCGATGACCCATGCGGCCTCGGTGGCCTACTACGCGCTGATCTCGCTGTTCCCGTTCCTGCTGTTGTCGCTGGCGATCCTGGGTGAGGTCACCGCCAACGCCGCCGAGCGCGACGCGGTGGTCCGCTTCGTCTTTCGCTATTTCCCGCGCCAGTTCGACTTCATCACCGGTCAACTCGATTCGTTCCAGACCGCGCCGGTCAGCTTCGGCGCCGGCGGCTTCCTCATGCTGGTGTGGGCGTCAACCGGTGTGTTCAACGCGCTGACCTCCGCCGTTAATCACGCGTGGGGCGTCGAGAAACGGCGCAGCTTCCTGAAGCATCGGCTGGTCTCGTTCCTGATGCTGGCCTCGGCCGGCGGAGTCCTGTTGGTCGGCCTGATCCTGGCCAGCGTGGTGCGGCTCGCCGAGAGCAGCCGGTTCGGCGAAGCGATCGGCCAGGCCCCCTGGGTGGGCTGGGCGAGCGGCATGACCGGCCATGCCACGGCCACCGCGCTGTTGGTCATGTGCGTGGCGCTGGTGTTCTACTTCATCCCCAACACCAAGGTGCGGTTCCGCGACGTGTGGCCGGGCGCCCTCATGGTGGGGATCCTCTGGCGAATGGCTTTCTCGCTGTTTGCCTGGTACGCCAGCGACCTGGCCACGTGGAACGTCATCCACGGCTCGCTGGCCGCCGTCGTGGTGTTCCTGATCTGGATCTACGTGAGCGTCGTGATCCTGCTGTACGGCGTGGAGATCACCGCGATCTACGCCCGCCTGCAAGACGCCGCCGAGCACCATCCGGATCTGGCGGCCGCCGTCATCAAAGCCACCGATTAG
- a CDS encoding thioredoxin domain-containing protein: MPNRLAAEQSPYLLQHANNPVDWYPWGEAAFAAARAQEKPIFLSIGYATCHWCHVMERESFENHGVAKVLNDHFIAIKVDREERPDVDRVYMTFVQATTGSGGWPMSVWLTPDLQPFFGGTYYPPRSQWGRPGFVDVLTEINRAWRDDRANVVKSAGEIVARLAQLARGQDDRRVPDAATLTRTVQQFAQTFDTRRGGFGDAPKFPRPSELLFLLREHKRTGDAAALNMVVQTLRSMALGGMRDHIGGGFHRYSVDGNWRVPHFEKMLYDQAQLVLAYLEAAQASDDPFFAQIAEDTLQYVERDMTDEAGGFYSAEDADSLPPVSAGGTPVPEHKTEGAFYIWGQDEIRAALGEDSLVFEGRYGVLPNGNAPFDPQQEFVNRNLLHTAQSIADLARASGKTPVEIAEVLLRARQVLFDVRNRRPRPQLDDKVLTAWNGLMIAAFARASRVLPQHVEDGDPGGRHLATAVRAATFIRDTMWDAASGRLLRRYRGGDAAIDGYAEDYAYLIFGVLEVFQATGRAEWLEWARVLQARQDELFWDAEGGGWFSTTGLDPSVLLRMKEDYDGAEPSPTAVSALNCWALSHLTGEASYGTRADTAVASFGGRLEEQGRAVPFMAAVLSASVAGGEQIVIVGHADAADTRALWRAANRAYRPFAVMVPADPSEQAALSAHMPWVAEMKMIEDKATAYVCRDFACGAPATEPGVFQ; encoded by the coding sequence ATGCCGAATCGCCTCGCGGCCGAACAGAGTCCGTACCTGCTGCAGCACGCGAACAATCCGGTTGACTGGTATCCGTGGGGCGAGGCTGCGTTTGCGGCGGCGCGCGCGCAGGAGAAGCCGATCTTCCTGTCGATTGGCTACGCGACCTGCCACTGGTGTCACGTGATGGAACGCGAGTCGTTCGAAAACCACGGCGTGGCCAAGGTGCTGAACGACCACTTCATCGCGATCAAGGTCGATCGCGAAGAGCGGCCAGACGTTGACCGCGTCTACATGACGTTTGTGCAGGCCACCACCGGTTCGGGCGGGTGGCCCATGAGCGTGTGGCTGACGCCGGACCTGCAGCCCTTTTTCGGCGGCACCTATTACCCGCCCCGGTCGCAGTGGGGCCGGCCCGGCTTCGTGGACGTGCTGACCGAAATCAACCGGGCCTGGCGCGACGATCGTGCGAACGTCGTGAAGTCGGCGGGTGAGATCGTGGCCCGCCTGGCCCAGCTCGCGCGTGGCCAGGACGATCGCCGCGTGCCCGATGCCGCGACGCTGACCCGGACCGTGCAACAGTTCGCGCAGACCTTTGACACGCGGCGCGGTGGCTTCGGCGATGCGCCGAAGTTTCCGCGGCCGAGCGAACTGCTGTTCCTGCTGCGCGAGCACAAGCGCACGGGAGACGCGGCGGCCTTGAACATGGTGGTGCAGACGCTGCGGTCGATGGCGCTTGGCGGCATGCGCGACCACATCGGCGGCGGCTTTCACCGTTACTCGGTTGACGGGAACTGGCGGGTGCCGCACTTCGAGAAGATGCTCTACGACCAGGCCCAACTGGTGCTGGCGTATCTCGAAGCGGCGCAGGCCAGCGACGATCCGTTCTTCGCGCAGATTGCCGAAGACACGCTGCAGTACGTCGAGCGTGACATGACGGACGAGGCGGGCGGGTTTTATTCGGCCGAGGACGCCGACAGCCTCCCCCCCGTCTCCGCCGGGGGCACGCCAGTGCCCGAGCACAAGACGGAAGGCGCGTTTTACATCTGGGGCCAGGACGAGATTCGGGCGGCCCTCGGCGAAGACAGCCTGGTGTTCGAGGGCCGCTACGGGGTGTTGCCGAACGGCAACGCCCCGTTCGATCCGCAGCAGGAGTTCGTGAACAGGAACCTGCTGCATACCGCCCAGTCGATTGCCGACCTGGCGCGGGCCAGCGGCAAGACGCCGGTCGAGATTGCCGAGGTGCTGTTGCGGGCGCGCCAGGTGCTGTTCGACGTGCGCAATCGCCGGCCCCGGCCCCAGTTGGACGACAAGGTGCTGACCGCGTGGAATGGCTTGATGATCGCCGCGTTCGCGCGCGCCTCGCGGGTGTTGCCGCAGCACGTCGAGGATGGCGACCCCGGTGGCCGGCACCTGGCGACCGCCGTGCGGGCGGCGACGTTTATCCGCGACACGATGTGGGACGCGGCCTCCGGGCGGTTGTTGCGCCGCTACCGCGGCGGCGATGCGGCCATCGATGGGTATGCGGAAGACTACGCGTACTTGATCTTCGGCGTCCTCGAGGTGTTCCAGGCGACCGGCCGTGCCGAGTGGCTGGAGTGGGCCCGCGTGCTGCAGGCCCGCCAGGACGAGCTGTTCTGGGACGCCGAGGGTGGCGGGTGGTTCAGCACGACCGGCCTCGACCCGTCGGTCCTGCTGCGCATGAAAGAAGACTACGATGGGGCGGAACCATCGCCGACCGCGGTGTCGGCGCTGAACTGCTGGGCGCTGTCGCACCTGACCGGCGAGGCGTCTTATGGCACTCGCGCCGACACGGCCGTAGCCTCGTTTGGCGGCAGGCTCGAGGAGCAGGGCCGGGCGGTGCCGTTCATGGCGGCGGTGCTCTCGGCGTCGGTAGCCGGCGGAGAACAGATTGTGATTGTCGGACACGCTGATGCGGCCGACACCCGGGCGCTGTGGCGCGCGGCGAACCGCGCCTACCGGCCGTTTGCCGTGATGGTGCCGGCCGATCCGTCAGAGCAGGCGGCCCTGTCGGCGCACATGCCCTGGGTCGCGGAGATGAAGATGATTGAGGACAAGGCGACTGCCTACGTGTGTCGCGATTTTGCCTGTGGCGCGCCGGCGACCGAACCGGGCGTGTTCCAGTGA
- a CDS encoding enoyl-CoA hydratase/isomerase family protein, producing the protein MSGLVRIQAARDGAWRRVQLNAPPGNLLSLDLVRALGSALHELESVPGIKWLTVEGAGDDFSFGAKIQEHEPEMMATVLPETHRVIRQLWSFPAPTAALVAGRCLGGGFELALSCDDILATDSATFGLPEIRLAAFPPVAAAVLPLRVGASRATRAIVTGQQQSAGYWHDAGLLSIVAPTASLVEAAGNWFDTHLSPHSATALSHGVAAARLTLRAQAEPALDKAERDYLAGLLKTHDAVEGVQAWIDKRAPNWKNS; encoded by the coding sequence GTGAGCGGCCTGGTTCGCATCCAGGCGGCGCGCGATGGCGCGTGGCGGCGCGTCCAGTTGAACGCACCACCGGGCAACCTGTTGTCGCTCGACCTGGTGCGGGCGCTCGGCAGCGCGCTGCACGAGCTTGAATCCGTCCCGGGCATCAAGTGGCTGACCGTCGAGGGCGCCGGCGATGACTTTTCGTTTGGCGCGAAGATCCAGGAGCACGAGCCGGAGATGATGGCGACCGTGTTGCCGGAAACCCATCGGGTGATCAGGCAACTGTGGTCGTTTCCGGCGCCGACCGCGGCGCTCGTGGCCGGCCGCTGCCTGGGCGGCGGCTTCGAGCTGGCGCTCTCCTGCGACGACATTCTCGCCACCGACTCGGCCACCTTTGGCTTGCCCGAGATTCGGCTGGCGGCGTTTCCGCCGGTCGCCGCCGCCGTCTTGCCGTTGCGGGTGGGCGCATCACGCGCCACGCGCGCGATTGTCACCGGGCAACAGCAGTCGGCCGGCTACTGGCACGACGCCGGGTTGCTGTCGATCGTGGCCCCAACCGCCAGCCTGGTAGAGGCGGCCGGCAACTGGTTCGACACGCACCTGTCGCCGCACTCCGCCACTGCGCTGTCGCACGGCGTCGCCGCCGCCCGGCTGACGCTGCGCGCCCAGGCCGAACCGGCGCTCGACAAGGCCGAGCGCGACTACCTGGCTGGCTTGCTGAAGACCCACGACGCGGTCGAGGGCGTGCAGGCCTGGATCGACAAGCGCGCGCCGAACTGGAAGAATTCGTGA
- a CDS encoding DinB family protein: MTLTELLLASIDEAFDTRSWHGTNLRGSLRGVTVEQAAWRVGPDRHNIWELMVHAAYWKYDIRRRLTGEKAHSFAIEGSNFWTRPLEGTPGEWRRDLRLLEDEHAKLRAAVAAFPASRWTRQAPGKPFNFEKLVRGVAAHDLYHAGQIQLLKRLQDS; this comes from the coding sequence ATGACGTTGACGGAGTTGTTGCTGGCGTCGATCGACGAGGCGTTCGACACGCGGTCGTGGCATGGCACCAATCTCCGCGGCTCGCTGCGCGGTGTCACGGTGGAGCAGGCCGCCTGGCGGGTTGGTCCCGATCGCCACAACATCTGGGAGCTGATGGTGCACGCGGCGTACTGGAAGTACGACATCCGCCGCCGGCTGACGGGAGAGAAGGCTCATAGCTTTGCGATCGAGGGCAGCAACTTCTGGACGCGTCCGCTCGAAGGCACACCGGGTGAGTGGCGTCGCGACCTGCGACTGCTCGAGGACGAGCATGCGAAGCTGCGCGCGGCGGTCGCGGCGTTCCCGGCATCGCGCTGGACGCGCCAGGCGCCCGGCAAACCGTTCAACTTCGAAAAGCTGGTGAGAGGCGTCGCCGCTCACGACCTGTATCATGCCGGGCAGATACAGTTACTCAAGCGGTTGCAGGACAGTTGA
- a CDS encoding type II toxin-antitoxin system RelE/ParE family toxin, producing the protein MIQTFADSATADLFHGANTKAARAITKAIWPVVRRKLDMVNAAAAVPDLRVPPGNQLEALKGDQAGRFSIRVNQQYRITFRFQDGHAFDVRCEDYH; encoded by the coding sequence GTGATTCAGACCTTCGCGGACTCGGCGACGGCCGATCTGTTCCACGGCGCGAACACGAAGGCGGCTCGCGCGATCACGAAGGCTATCTGGCCGGTCGTGCGGCGCAAGCTCGACATGGTCAACGCCGCGGCGGCCGTGCCGGATCTCCGCGTGCCACCCGGCAACCAGCTCGAAGCCTTGAAGGGCGACCAAGCAGGCCGGTTCAGCATTCGGGTGAACCAGCAGTATCGGATCACTTTTCGGTTCCAGGACGGACACGCGTTCGACGTCCGTTGCGAGGATTACCACTAG
- a CDS encoding HigA family addiction module antitoxin codes for MTMIPKHRPPTHAGEILLEEFLKPLNLTQVQAAEKMGISLNRLNELIRGKRGVTADTALRLAKLLKTTPEFWLNLQNAYDLYEAQHAMST; via the coding sequence ATGACGATGATTCCCAAGCACCGCCCGCCCACGCACGCCGGGGAAATCCTGCTCGAGGAATTCCTGAAGCCGCTGAACCTGACGCAGGTCCAGGCCGCCGAAAAGATGGGGATCTCCCTGAACCGTCTGAACGAATTGATTCGCGGGAAGCGCGGCGTCACCGCCGACACCGCGCTTCGGCTCGCCAAGCTCCTGAAGACCACGCCCGAATTCTGGCTCAACCTCCAGAATGCCTACGACCTGTACGAAGCCCAGCACGCGATGAGCACATGA